Genomic window (Spiroplasma sabaudiense Ar-1343):
CAGTTGTTATTGAATCAGCACCAAATAAAGCTCCAATTGAAGAAGGAGCATCTGTTGTTGGGGCGGTCCCAATTTCCAACGATTTAATTAAATCTCGAACTTTGGAAACCAAAGAGACAACTCCTTCTAATTTGGATATTCGTATTACACCATTAGCGCGAAAAATGGCTGTTGATAAAAAAATTGACTTAAGTAAAATTGTTGGAACTGGCCCTTATGGCAGAATCTTAGTGGAAGACTTAAAAATTGCTACAAATAATCAAAATAACTTAGAAAATGTTGCATCAGTCACAACTCCAAGTAAAACTCCAGAGCAAAGTGTTTTTGTTCCAGAATTTGCAAGCGTTGCTTCAAATGAGGTAGTTCGTAAACCAATGTCGGGAATCCGCAAAGCAATTGCCAGAGCAATGGTGAATTCAAGCACCACAATCCCAGCTGTTACTTTGACAAAAACTGTTGATATTTCTAAAATTGTCAATTTAAAAAAAGACCTTAAAAATTCTATTTTAGGAGAAGCATATAAAATAACATACTTACCACTAATTGTCAAAGCAGTAACCACTGCCTTACAAGAGTTCAATAATATTAATGTTAGTCTTGATGGAGATGATATTTTAATTAAAAAATTTTTTAACATCGGAATTGCTGTTGATACAGAACGTGGTTTAGTTGTTCCGGTTGTAAAGTCAGCTAATTTAAAATCAGTTTTGCAAATTGCAACTAATATTCGTGATTTAGCTCAAAAGGCTAAAACTAACACCTTAACCCCTGATGATATGAAGGGTGGTACTTTTACAATTACTAATTTTGGTTCAGCAGGAATTGAATTTGGAACTCCAATTATCAACTTTCCAGAAGCTGCGATTTTAGGGGTTGGAACAATTGTTGAGCAATTAGGATTTGGTGAC
Coding sequences:
- a CDS encoding dihydrolipoamide acetyltransferase family protein — its product is MFKLKFADIGEGLTEGTVFKVNFKIGDKVEEGDELFTVETDKVTAEIPAPVSGIISAVNIKEGQVIKVGDVVIEIDDGSNAAATQTPVVIESAPNKAPIEEGASVVGAVPISNDLIKSRTLETKETTPSNLDIRITPLARKMAVDKKIDLSKIVGTGPYGRILVEDLKIATNNQNNLENVASVTTPSKTPEQSVFVPEFASVASNEVVRKPMSGIRKAIARAMVNSSTTIPAVTLTKTVDISKIVNLKKDLKNSILGEAYKITYLPLIVKAVTTALQEFNNINVSLDGDDILIKKFFNIGIAVDTERGLVVPVVKSANLKSVLQIATNIRDLAQKAKTNTLTPDDMKGGTFTITNFGSAGIEFGTPIINFPEAAILGVGTIVEQLGFGDNDEIIKKSMLPLSITVDHRIIDGADGGRFLSKVALLLENPLALLIN